GAAACGCTTGCGCATCTTCTCAATTATGACACTACCCATGGCAAGTGGGAAAAGCATGTGGAGGCTAAGGAAGGCAAGCTCGTCATAGATGGCAGCGAAGTTCAGATCACCAATGAAAGAAACCCTGAAAACCTGCCGTGGGAATCCATGGGTGTAGATCTTGTCATAGAGGCGACAGGTGCATTCAATCACGGCGACAAAGCCATAGCCCATGTCAAGGCGGGCGCAAAGAAAGTACTGCTTACTGCACCGGCCAAAGGCGGAGATGTGCAGACGGTCGTACTCGGCGTCAATGATGAGGCCCTCGACCTCAATACATATGATGTGTTTTCAAATGCTTCATGTACGACAAACTGTCTGGCGCCCGTCGCAAAGGTGCTCGATGATGAGTACGGCATAAACAACGGCCTTATGACTACGGTCCATGCCTATACAAATGATCAGAAGAACATCGATAACCCCCACAAGGACCTGAGAAGGGCGCGGTCTTGCGCAGATAACATCATCCCGACTTCGACCGGAGCGGCAAAGGCACTTGGCGTCGTGTTGCCACAACTGAACGGCAAGCTCCATGGTCTGGCGCTCCGTGTACCTGTCTCCAATGTTTCCCTCGTGGACCTGGTGGTGGACCTGGACAAGCCGGTCACCAAAGAGGAACTCAATGCAACATTTGAAAAGTATGCACAAGGCGAGCTCAAAGGTATACTCGGTGTCACAGACGCGCCGCTCGTCTCGAGCGACTTCAATACTGACAGCAGAAGCTCCATCATCGATTCCTCCCTCACCATGGTCATGGATGAC
The sequence above is drawn from the Salinicoccus roseus genome and encodes:
- a CDS encoding glyceraldehyde-3-phosphate dehydrogenase → MKKVAINGLGRIGRMVFRIAAASDELELVAVNASYPAETLAHLLNYDTTHGKWEKHVEAKEGKLVIDGSEVQITNERNPENLPWESMGVDLVIEATGAFNHGDKAIAHVKAGAKKVLLTAPAKGGDVQTVVLGVNDEALDLNTYDVFSNASCTTNCLAPVAKVLDDEYGINNGLMTTVHAYTNDQKNIDNPHKDLRRARSCADNIIPTSTGAAKALGVVLPQLNGKLHGLALRVPVSNVSLVDLVVDLDKPVTKEELNATFEKYAQGELKGILGVTDAPLVSSDFNTDSRSSIIDSSLTMVMDDRKVKVLAWYDNEWGYSTRVVELAEKIVSEI